A part of Nerophis lumbriciformis linkage group LG25, RoL_Nlum_v2.1, whole genome shotgun sequence genomic DNA contains:
- the LOC133621992 gene encoding tetraspanin-9: MARGCVCCVKYMLFLFNLLFWLSGCGLLGVGVWLSVSQGSFATLSPSFPSLSAANLVVTLGTVVMVTGFLGCLGSIKENKCLLLSFFIVLLIILLAELILLILFFVYTDKVSDNARRDLKDGLVLYNTDNNAGLKEAWNTIQEEWHCCGVMSYNDWYAAQQISVVPDTCCQIIHAGCGRNASNAFWTRGCYEKVEEWLDDNKHLLGTIAMCVLVVQLLGMAFSMTLYQQIHRAAKKYEA; this comes from the exons ATGGCTCGCGGCTGCGTCTGCTGCGTCAAGTACATGCTCTTCCTCTTCAACCTTCTCTTTTGG CTGAGCGGGTGCGGCCTGCTGGGCGTGGGCGTGTGGTTGTCTGTGTCCCAGGGCAGCTTCGCCACGCTGTCGCCCTCCTTCCCGTCGCTGTCCGCCGCCAACCTCGTTGTCACCCTGGGCACCGTCGTCATGGTGACGGGCTTCTTGGGATGCCTGGGCTCCATCAAGGAGAACAAGTGCCTGCTGCTGAGC TTCTTCATTGTTCTGTTGATCATCCTCCTGGCCGAGCTCATCCTCCTCATCCTCTTCTTCGTCTACACCGACAAG GTGAGCGACAACGCCAGGCGGGACCTGAAGGACGGGCTGGTTCTTTATAACACGGACAACAACGCCGGGCTGAAGGAAGCCTGGAATACCATACAGGAGGAG TGGCACTGCTGTGGCGTGATGAGCTACAACGACTGGTACGCAGCCCAGCAGATTAGCGTGGTCCCTGACACCTGCTGTCAGATCATCCATGCAGGGTGTGGCCGCAACGCTTCCAATGCCTTCTGGACACGG GGCTGCTACGAGAAGGTGGAAGAGTGGCTGGATGACAACAAGCACCTGCTGGGAACCATCGCCATGTGTGTGCTGGTCGTTCAG CTCCTGGGGATGGCCTTCTCCATGACGCTGTACCAACAGATCCACCGCGCTGCCAAGAAGTACGAAGCCTGA